One Hordeum vulgare subsp. vulgare chromosome 4H, MorexV3_pseudomolecules_assembly, whole genome shotgun sequence DNA window includes the following coding sequences:
- the LOC123451114 gene encoding protein CUP-SHAPED COTYLEDON 2-like — MEEGLPPGFRFHPTDEELITYYLSRKVSDFAFSTRAIADVDLNKCEPWDLPSKASMGEKEWYFFSMRDRKYPTGIRTNRATESGYWKTTGKDKEIFHGGRLVGMKKTLVFYGGRAPKGEKTSWVMHEYRIQNKFPYKPNKEEWVVCRVFKKSQILKLRHPQDSPDMDSPCNDAHASLGELGEIDVSSMLGGFAPAGPNASGDNFGHRIDMGAYMNWLAAANQGAAAMLPWAAAAAPGLLGTVFSANPAMQKALAPFAGCSQLPRDVGGDTLFGNAMAKVDMECEQPPQLEMHESTWRTF; from the exons ATGGAGGAGGGCCTTCCCCCGGGGTTCCggttccacccgacggacgaggagCTCATCACTTACTACCTCAGCCGCAAGGTCTCCGACTTCGCCTTCTCCACTCGCGCCATCGCCGACGTCGATCTCAACAAGTGCGAGCCATGGGACCTTCCAA GTAAAGCTAGCATGGGGGAGAAAGAGTGGTACTTCTTCAGCATGCGCGACCGGAAATACCCGACCGGCATCCGCACGAACCGCGCCACCGAATCCGGCTACTGGAAGACCACCGGCAAGGACAAGGAGATCTTCCACGGCGGGAGGCTCGTCGGCATGAAGAAAACCCTAGTCTTCTACGGTGGCAGGGCTCCCAAGGGCGAGAAGACCAGCTGGGTCATGCACGAGTACAGGATCCAGAACAAGTTCCCATACAAACCCAACAAG GAGGAATGGGTGGTGTGCAGGGTGTTCAAGAAGAGCCAGATACTGAAGCTGAGGCACCCACAGGACAGCCCCGACATGGACTCCCCATGCAACGACGCCCACGCCTCCCTCGGCGAGCTCGGGGAGATCGACGTCTCCTCCATGCTCGGCGGCTTCGCCCCGGCCGGCCCGAACGCTTCCGGCGACAACTTCGGCCACCGGATTGACATGGGCGCGTACATGAACTGGCTGGCGGCGGCAAACCAGGGCGCGGCCGCCATGCTCCCCTGGGCTGCTGCGGCGGCGCCGGGGTTGCTCGGCACCGTCTTCTCTGCGAACCCCGCCATGCAGAAGGCGCTGGCGCCGTTCGCCGGGTGCAGCCAGCTGCCGAGAGACGTCGGCGGTGATACCTTGTTCGGGAACGCGATGGCGAAGGTGGACATGGAGTGCGAGCAGCCGCCGCAGCTGGAAATGCACGAGTCGACATGGAGAACCTTCTGA